The Suricata suricatta isolate VVHF042 chromosome 4, meerkat_22Aug2017_6uvM2_HiC, whole genome shotgun sequence genome includes a region encoding these proteins:
- the LOC115290458 gene encoding LOW QUALITY PROTEIN: nucleobindin-2-like (The sequence of the model RefSeq protein was modified relative to this genomic sequence to represent the inferred CDS: inserted 3 bases in 2 codons): MRWRTVLLQYCFLLVTCLLAALEAVPIDIDKTKVKNTQPVDSAKIEPPGTGLYYDEYLKQVIDVLETDNYFREKLQKADIEEIKSGRLSKELDLVSHHVRTKPDELKRQEVARLRMLIKXKLDSLQDTGIDHHALLKQFDHLNHLNPDKFESTDLDMLIKAETSDLDHYDKTRHEEFKKYEMMKEHERREYLKTLNEEKRKEEESKFEEMKKKHDNHPKVNHPGSKDQLKEVWEETDGLDPNDFDPKTFFKLHDVNNDRFLDEQELEALFTKXEKVYDPKNEEDDMVEMEEERLRMREHVMNEVDANKDRLVTLEEFLKATEKKEFLEPDSWETLDQQQFFTEEELKEYENLISLQENELKKKADELQKQKEELQRQNDQLEAQKLEYHQVVQQMEQKKLQQEIPPSGPGGESKF; encoded by the exons ATGAGGTGGAGGACCGTCTTACTACAATATTGTTTTCTCTTGGTTACCTGTCTACTTGCTGCTCTTGAAGCTGTGCCTATAGACATAGACaagacaaaagtgaaaaatactcAACCTGTGGACAGTGCAAAGATAGAACCACCAGGTACTGGACTTTATTATGACGAATATCTTAAGCAAGTGATTGATGTGCTGGAAACAGAtaattatttcagagaaaaactacagaaagcaGACATAGAGGAAATAAAGAGTGGGAGGCTAAGCAAAGAATTGGATTTAGTAAGTCACCATGTGAGGACAAAACCTGATGAGCTGAAAAGGCAAGAAGTGGCAAGGTTGCGCATGCTAATTA CAAAATTGGATTCCCTTCAAGATACGGGCATAGACCATCATGCTCTTCTAAAACAATTTGATCACCTAAACCACCTGAATCCTGACAAGTTTGAATCTACAGATTTAGATATGCTAATCAAAGCGGAGACAAGTGATCTGGATCACTATGATAAGACTCGgcatgaagaatttaaaaaatatgaaatgatgaaggaacatgaaaggagagaatatttaaaaacactgaatgaagaaaagagaaaagaagaagaatccaaatttgaagaaatgaagaaaaagcatgaTAATCATCCCAAAGTTAATCATCCAGGAAGCAAAGATCAACTAAAAGAGGTATGGGAAGAGACTGATGGATTGGATCCTAATGACTTTGACCCCAAGACATTTTTCAAATTACATGATGTCAATAATGATCGCTTCCTAGATGAACAAGAACTAGAAGCCCTATTTACCAA GGAGAAAGTATATGACCCCAAAAATGAAGAAGATGATATGGTAGAAATGGAGGAAGAACGGCTTAGAATGAGGGAACATGTAATGAATGAGGTTGATGCTAACAAAGACCGACTAGTGACTCTAGAAGAGTTTTTGAaagctacagaaaaaaaagaattcttggagCCAGATAGCTGGGAGACATTGGATCAGCAACAGTTCTTCACAGAGGAAGAactgaaagaatatgaaaatctTATCTCTTTACAAgaaaatgaacttaagaaaaaggcagatgagcttcagaaacaaaaggaagagctACAACGTCAGAATGACCAACTTGAGGCTCAGAAGCTGGAATATCATCAGGTCGTACAACAGatggaacaaaaaaaattacaacaagAAATTCCTCCATCAGGGCCTGGTGGAGAATCAAAGTTCTAG